The following are encoded in a window of Hemitrygon akajei unplaced genomic scaffold, sHemAka1.3 Scf000050, whole genome shotgun sequence genomic DNA:
- the LOC140721065 gene encoding ribonuclease inhibitor-like, protein MEIGLTCSGAEDLASALSTNPSLTELDLSDNKLGDSGVKLVSAALRNPECKIQKLWLRKVGLTDSGAEDLASALSTNPSLTKLDLSDNKLGDSGVKLVSAALRNPECKIQKLWLWKVGLTDSGAEDLASALSTNPSLTVLDLSLNKLGDPGVKLVSAALRNPECKIQKLWLDNVGLTDSGAEDLVSALSTNPSLTKLDLSYNELGDSGVKLVSEALRNPECKIQTLWLRDVGLTDSGAEDLVSALSTNPSLTDLDLRSNSLTDRSVPALRRLILTLPSLEWIRLEENRFSKTGEKELRSLEGVRPGLRVDL, encoded by the exons ATGGAGATAGGTCTCACAtgttctggtgccgaggatctcgcctccgctctcagtacaaacccatcactgacggagctggacctgagtgataataaacttggtgATTCAGGAgtaaaactggtgtctgcggctctgaggaacccggagtgtaaaatacagaaactgtg gctgagaaaggtcggtctcacagattctggtgccgaggatctcgcctccgctctcagtacaaacccatcactgacgaagctggacctgagtgataataaactgggagattcaggagtgaaactggtgtctgcggctctgaggaacccggagtgtaaaatacagaaactgtg gttgTGGaaagtcggtctcacagattctggtgccgaggatctcgcctccgctctcagtacaaacccatcactgacggtgctggACCTGAGTTTGAATAAACTGGGAGatccaggagtgaaactggtgtctgcggctctgaggaacccggagtgtaaaatacagaaactgtg gctggacaatgtcggtctcacagattctggtgccgaggatctcgtctccgctctcagtacaaacccatcactgacgaagctggacctgagttataatgaactgggagattcaggagtgaaactggtgtctgaggctctgaggaacccggagtgtaaaatacagacactgtg gctgagggatgtcggtctcacagattctggtgccgaggatctcgtctccgctctcagtacaaacccatcactgacggatctGGACCTGAGATCAAACTcactgacagaccgatctgtccccgctctccgccgcctcatactgaccctcccgagtctggagtggatccg gctggagGAGAATCGGTTCAGTAAGACCggggagaaggaactgagatctctggagggagtcagacccggactgagagtggatctgtga